In Gordonia iterans, the following proteins share a genomic window:
- the cofC gene encoding 2-phospho-L-lactate guanylyltransferase has translation MSDDVTVVLALKRLREAKSRLAGHTPSPQAREALVAAMFTDTVRAVQVAGAARIVVVSPDPEVRRRAIGLGIDALAEAPDTGGLNDALALGAATARPGHDVLYLQADLPALTAASFAQARIAAHAHPVAFVADRHGTGTALLAVSAGHPFVPGFGPGSAARHRAAGAVELDPDRKRWPDLRCDVDTLADLRAALALRPGPATVAVTGEPAGDVAPREPQR, from the coding sequence ATGTCCGACGACGTGACGGTGGTGCTCGCGCTGAAACGCCTGCGCGAGGCCAAGAGCCGGCTGGCCGGGCACACGCCCTCGCCACAGGCGCGCGAGGCCCTGGTCGCCGCGATGTTCACCGACACCGTCCGCGCGGTCCAGGTCGCCGGCGCAGCCCGCATCGTCGTCGTGAGCCCGGACCCGGAGGTCCGCCGCCGCGCGATCGGCCTCGGCATCGACGCCCTCGCCGAGGCGCCGGACACGGGCGGCCTCAACGACGCGCTGGCGCTCGGGGCCGCCACCGCCCGGCCGGGCCACGACGTGCTCTACCTGCAGGCCGATCTGCCGGCGCTGACGGCAGCGTCGTTCGCGCAGGCGCGAATCGCGGCACACGCGCATCCGGTCGCGTTCGTGGCCGACCGCCACGGCACCGGCACCGCGCTGCTCGCGGTGTCGGCCGGACACCCCTTCGTCCCGGGTTTCGGCCCCGGCTCGGCGGCTCGCCACCGCGCCGCCGGAGCCGTCGAACTCGATCCCGACCGGAAGCGCTGGCCGGACCTGCGCTGCGACGTCGACACCCTCGCCGACCTGCGCGCCGCGCTGGCCCTGAGGCCCGGCCCGGCGACGGTCGCCGTCACCGGCGAGCCGGCCGGTGACGTCGCCCCGCGCGAACCACAGAGATAG
- a CDS encoding RNA degradosome polyphosphate kinase has translation MTATDETTEDASTALPPALPAETVLPDESADLPAERYFNRELSWLDFNSRVLALAEDTSAPLLERAKFLAIFASNLDEFFMVRVAGLKRRDETGLSVRSADGRSPREQLQLIAARTQKIADRHARVFIDSVCPALAEANVHIASWDDLTSRQHVRLREYFHNELFPILTPLAVDPAHPFPYISGLSLNLAVTVRDESEGGEHFARVKVPNNIPRFIRVDKLIPDDAPTGPDGHRPAIFLPLEKLIAANLEFLFPGMHVVEHHVFRVTRNADFEVDEDRDEDLLQALERELARRRFGSPVRLEVGDDMSEHMLELLLRELDVDPADVIGVPGLLDLTSLFEVYGVDRPGLKERPFVPKTHPAFGERETPRNIFQTLQEGDVLVHHPYDSFSTSVQRFIEQAAADPKVLAIKQTLYRTSGDSPVVNALIDAAAAGKQVVALVELKARFDEQANIRWARKLEKSGVHVVYGLVGLKTHCKTCLVVRREGSTIRRYCHIGTGNYNPKTARLYEDVGLFTAAPEIGADLTDLFNTLTGYSRKQDYRNLLVAPHSIRTGIIERIEAEVAALRAGDVNARIQLKANALVDEQIIDALYRASQAGVPVDVFVRGICALRPGVPGLSENITVRSILGQFLEHSRILIFGAAQEYWIGSADMMHRNLDRRVEVMVQVRDRRLAADLQEIFDSAFDPRTRCWELQADGAWKASPAAGEQVRDHQRQMVSRKRRFSDSPGA, from the coding sequence GTGACCGCCACGGACGAGACCACCGAAGACGCCAGCACGGCGTTGCCGCCCGCCCTCCCCGCCGAGACCGTCCTTCCGGATGAGTCGGCAGACCTGCCCGCCGAGCGCTATTTCAACCGCGAGCTCAGCTGGCTCGACTTCAATTCGCGCGTCCTCGCGCTCGCCGAGGACACCTCCGCACCGCTGCTGGAACGCGCGAAGTTCTTGGCGATCTTCGCGTCGAACCTCGACGAGTTCTTCATGGTGCGCGTGGCCGGTCTCAAGCGTCGCGACGAGACCGGGCTCTCCGTCCGCTCGGCCGACGGCCGCTCGCCTCGTGAACAGTTGCAGCTGATCGCCGCGCGCACGCAGAAGATCGCCGATCGGCACGCGCGGGTCTTCATCGACTCGGTGTGCCCGGCGCTCGCCGAGGCGAACGTGCACATCGCTTCCTGGGACGATCTGACGTCCCGGCAACACGTCCGGCTGCGCGAGTACTTCCACAACGAGCTCTTCCCCATCCTCACCCCGCTGGCGGTGGACCCGGCGCATCCGTTCCCCTACATCAGCGGCCTCTCCCTGAATCTCGCGGTGACCGTGCGCGACGAGTCCGAGGGCGGAGAGCACTTCGCGCGGGTCAAGGTGCCCAACAACATCCCCCGGTTCATCCGCGTGGACAAGCTGATCCCGGACGACGCCCCGACCGGCCCGGACGGTCACCGACCGGCGATCTTCCTTCCGCTGGAGAAGCTGATCGCGGCCAATCTGGAGTTCCTGTTCCCCGGCATGCACGTGGTGGAGCACCATGTGTTCCGGGTGACCAGGAACGCCGATTTCGAGGTGGACGAAGACCGCGACGAGGACCTGCTGCAGGCCCTGGAGCGGGAGTTGGCACGACGACGCTTCGGGTCCCCGGTCCGTCTCGAGGTGGGCGACGACATGAGCGAGCACATGCTGGAGTTGCTGCTCCGCGAGCTGGACGTGGATCCTGCCGACGTGATCGGCGTCCCGGGCCTGCTCGACCTGACCTCGCTCTTCGAGGTGTACGGCGTGGACCGCCCCGGGCTCAAGGAACGTCCGTTCGTCCCGAAGACCCATCCGGCGTTCGGCGAGCGCGAGACGCCGCGCAACATCTTCCAGACCTTGCAGGAGGGCGACGTGCTGGTGCATCACCCGTACGACTCGTTCTCCACCAGCGTGCAGCGCTTCATCGAGCAGGCCGCCGCCGACCCCAAGGTGCTGGCCATCAAGCAGACGCTGTACCGCACGTCGGGAGACTCCCCCGTCGTCAACGCGCTGATCGACGCCGCCGCCGCCGGCAAGCAAGTGGTCGCGCTGGTCGAGCTCAAGGCCCGGTTCGACGAGCAGGCGAACATCCGCTGGGCGCGCAAACTGGAGAAGTCCGGGGTGCACGTGGTGTACGGCCTGGTCGGTCTCAAGACCCACTGCAAGACCTGCCTGGTGGTCCGCCGCGAAGGCTCCACCATCCGACGCTACTGCCACATCGGCACCGGCAACTACAACCCGAAGACTGCCCGCCTGTACGAGGACGTCGGCTTGTTCACGGCGGCCCCCGAGATCGGCGCAGACCTCACCGACCTGTTCAACACCCTCACCGGCTACTCCCGCAAGCAGGACTACCGGAACCTGCTCGTGGCCCCGCACAGCATCCGGACCGGCATCATCGAACGGATCGAGGCCGAGGTGGCCGCACTGCGGGCGGGAGACGTGAACGCGCGGATCCAGCTGAAGGCGAATGCCCTGGTCGACGAGCAGATCATCGATGCCCTGTACCGCGCCTCCCAGGCCGGAGTGCCGGTCGACGTCTTCGTCCGCGGCATCTGCGCACTGCGGCCGGGTGTCCCGGGGCTGAGTGAGAACATCACCGTCCGGTCGATCCTCGGCCAGTTCCTGGAACACTCGCGCATTCTGATCTTCGGTGCGGCACAGGAGTATTGGATCGGCAGCGCAGACATGATGCACCGCAACCTGGATCGCCGCGTCGAGGTGATGGTGCAGGTGCGTGACCGCAGGCTCGCCGCCGACCTGCAGGAGATCTTCGACTCCGCCTTCGACCCGCGGACCCGGTGCTGGGAACTGCAGGCCGACGGAGCGTGGAAGGCTTCGCCCGCAGCCGGCGAGCAGGTGCGAGACCATCAGCGGCAGATGGTCTCCCGCAAGCGCCGGTTCTCCGACAGCCCGGGCGCATGA
- a CDS encoding NUDIX hydrolase — translation MSPVRTVCAGGGVLWRHTAAGKVEVAVVHRPRYGDWSLPKGKAHDGELMVTTAYREVLEETGYSARVGRHLATVRYELKTGAQKKVAYWSMQMTTGRFQVNRETDDLQWLTPERAQRTVSYPADRKVLETFAEHPAEQLHELIVVRHAKAGRRSRFSGDDSDRPLDGVGEQQAEALVPLLGLYGVHHLYAADRLRCVQTLTPLAQELRTDIHVERALTEEAFAADPDAAYARLRELAAPVVGARAVCSQGRTIAPLLGRWAGDAGIELPPSRNRKGSVWILTLRGDTLIQADHIPSPLAGKNEL, via the coding sequence ATGAGTCCGGTCCGCACCGTGTGCGCAGGCGGCGGGGTGCTCTGGCGGCATACCGCGGCGGGCAAGGTCGAGGTGGCTGTCGTGCATCGGCCCCGGTACGGCGACTGGTCGCTGCCCAAGGGCAAGGCGCACGACGGCGAGCTGATGGTGACGACCGCCTACCGCGAGGTTCTCGAGGAGACCGGCTACTCCGCGCGGGTCGGACGTCACCTCGCCACGGTCCGTTACGAGCTGAAGACCGGAGCGCAGAAGAAGGTCGCCTACTGGTCGATGCAGATGACCACCGGCCGCTTCCAGGTGAACCGCGAGACCGACGACCTCCAATGGCTGACCCCCGAACGGGCCCAGCGCACCGTCTCCTATCCCGCAGACCGCAAGGTGCTCGAGACCTTCGCTGAACACCCCGCCGAGCAGCTGCACGAACTGATCGTCGTTCGTCATGCGAAGGCAGGACGACGGTCCCGGTTCTCCGGCGACGACTCCGATCGCCCGCTGGACGGCGTCGGCGAACAGCAGGCCGAAGCACTCGTGCCGTTGCTCGGCCTGTACGGCGTGCACCACCTGTACGCCGCCGACCGGCTGCGCTGCGTTCAGACGCTCACGCCGCTCGCTCAGGAACTCCGCACCGACATCCACGTGGAGCGCGCACTCACCGAGGAGGCCTTCGCCGCGGACCCGGACGCGGCGTACGCGCGCCTGCGCGAACTGGCCGCGCCGGTCGTCGGCGCACGCGCCGTCTGCAGTCAGGGCAGGACCATCGCGCCGCTACTGGGGCGGTGGGCAGGCGATGCCGGTATCGAGCTGCCGCCCTCCCGAAACCGGAAAGGCAGCGTGTGGATCCTGACGTTGCGCGGCGACACGCTGATCCAGGCCGACCACATTCCGAGCCCGCTCGCGGGCAAGAACGAGCTCTGA
- the leuD gene encoding 3-isopropylmalate dehydratase small subunit has product MEAIVKHTGVGVPLQRSNVDTDQIIPAVYLKRVTRTGFEDGLFAGWRNDPDFILNNEPWSSGSVLVAGPDFGTGSSREHAVWALMDFGFRVVISSRFADIFRGNSGKAGLVAAQVDQNDVELIWKRLEAEPGLELTVDLQTRTVTAGDLVVPLQIDDYTRWRLMEGLDDIGLTLREVDAITAFEETRPPFKPRTLP; this is encoded by the coding sequence ATGGAAGCGATCGTCAAGCACACCGGTGTCGGAGTTCCGTTGCAGCGCAGCAATGTCGATACCGACCAGATCATCCCCGCCGTGTACCTCAAGCGGGTCACGCGGACCGGATTCGAGGACGGGCTGTTCGCCGGATGGCGTAACGATCCGGACTTCATCCTCAACAACGAGCCGTGGAGTTCCGGATCGGTGTTGGTCGCCGGGCCCGATTTCGGCACCGGATCATCACGCGAACACGCGGTCTGGGCCCTGATGGACTTCGGTTTCCGCGTCGTGATCTCCTCGCGTTTCGCGGATATCTTCCGGGGCAATTCCGGAAAGGCGGGACTCGTTGCGGCACAAGTGGATCAGAACGACGTCGAGCTGATCTGGAAGCGCCTGGAGGCCGAGCCCGGACTTGAGTTGACTGTCGATCTCCAGACACGCACCGTGACGGCCGGCGATCTGGTGGTGCCCCTGCAGATCGACGACTACACGCGTTGGCGCCTGATGGAGGGGCTCGACGACATCGGGCTGACCCTGCGCGAGGTCGATGCCATCACCGCCTTCGAAGAGACGCGGCCCCCGTTCAAGCCGCGCACCCTGCCCTGA
- the leuC gene encoding 3-isopropylmalate dehydratase large subunit, giving the protein MTESNATSRPRTLAEKVWDSHVVVPGKVDENGEVGPDLIYIDLHLVHEVTSPQAFDGLRMAGRPLRRPDLTIATEDHNVPTVDIFSPIADQVSALQVETLRRNCAEFGVRLHPMGDDEQGIVHVVGPQLGLTQPGMTVVCGDSHTSTHGAFGAIAMGIGTSEVEHVMATQTLSLRPFKTMAINVDGELPPGVTGKDLILAIIAEIGTGGGQGHVLEYRGPAIEKLSMEARMTMCNMSIEAGARAGMVAPDQTTYDYLKGRPHAPKGAEWDAAVEYWDSLRTDEGAVFDREVHIDATTLTPFITWGTNPGQGLPLGASVPDPADILDETEALAAERALEYMDLVPGTPLRDVEVNTVFVGSCTNGRIEDLRAVAEVLKGRKVADGVRMLVVPGSMKVRAQAEDEGLGEVFTAAGAEWRMAGCSMCLGMNPDQLSAGDRCASTSNRNFEGRQGKGGRTHLVSPAVAAATAVRGRLSSPADLA; this is encoded by the coding sequence ATGACCGAGTCGAACGCAACGAGCCGGCCGCGGACGCTGGCCGAGAAGGTCTGGGACAGCCACGTGGTGGTCCCGGGCAAGGTCGACGAGAACGGTGAAGTCGGACCGGACCTGATCTACATCGATCTGCACCTGGTGCACGAGGTGACCAGTCCGCAGGCCTTCGACGGTCTCCGCATGGCCGGCCGCCCGCTGCGGCGGCCTGACCTCACCATCGCGACCGAGGACCACAACGTCCCGACGGTCGACATCTTCAGCCCGATCGCCGATCAGGTCTCCGCCCTCCAGGTGGAGACGCTTCGCCGCAACTGTGCGGAGTTCGGCGTCCGACTGCATCCGATGGGCGACGACGAGCAGGGCATCGTCCATGTCGTCGGACCTCAGCTCGGCCTGACGCAGCCGGGCATGACGGTGGTCTGCGGCGACAGCCACACCTCCACGCACGGCGCGTTCGGCGCCATCGCGATGGGGATCGGCACCTCCGAAGTGGAGCACGTGATGGCCACGCAGACGCTGTCGCTGCGGCCGTTCAAGACCATGGCGATCAATGTCGACGGCGAACTGCCGCCCGGGGTCACCGGGAAGGACCTGATCCTGGCGATCATCGCCGAGATCGGCACGGGCGGCGGCCAGGGGCACGTTCTGGAGTACCGCGGACCGGCGATCGAGAAGCTGTCGATGGAAGCGCGCATGACCATGTGCAACATGTCGATCGAGGCCGGCGCCCGCGCCGGTATGGTCGCGCCCGATCAGACCACCTACGACTACCTCAAAGGCCGCCCCCACGCACCGAAGGGCGCCGAGTGGGACGCCGCCGTCGAGTACTGGGACAGCTTGCGCACGGACGAGGGCGCCGTCTTCGACCGGGAGGTGCACATCGACGCCACCACGCTGACGCCGTTCATCACCTGGGGGACCAACCCGGGGCAGGGGCTTCCGCTGGGGGCGAGCGTGCCCGATCCCGCCGACATTCTCGACGAGACCGAGGCGCTGGCCGCCGAGCGTGCACTGGAGTACATGGATCTGGTTCCGGGGACCCCGCTGCGCGACGTCGAGGTGAACACCGTGTTCGTCGGATCGTGCACCAACGGGCGCATCGAGGATCTGCGCGCGGTCGCCGAAGTCCTCAAGGGCCGCAAGGTGGCCGACGGTGTGCGCATGCTCGTGGTGCCGGGCTCGATGAAGGTCCGGGCGCAGGCCGAAGACGAGGGGCTCGGCGAGGTCTTCACCGCGGCAGGCGCAGAGTGGCGCATGGCGGGCTGCTCGATGTGCCTGGGCATGAATCCGGATCAGCTGTCTGCCGGCGATCGGTGCGCGTCGACGTCGAACCGCAACTTCGAAGGGCGCCAAGGCAAGGGCGGCCGCACGCACCTGGTGTCGCCGGCCGTCGCGGCCGCGACCGCGGTGCGCGGCCGACTGTCGTCCCCGGCCGACCTGGCCTGA
- a CDS encoding IclR family transcriptional regulator encodes MGNSSGIGVLDKSVLVLQTAAERPCNLAELTDATGLPRATAHRLAVGLETHRLLARDGAGRWIPGPALAQLAASAHDAVRDAALAVLPGLQEITGESVQLYRREGAERVCVAAVEPPTGLRDTVPVGMRLPMSAGSAARVLAAYAEPDARANLLSDAVYTDRSLAEVRRRGWAQSAGERADGVASVSAPVHDADGTVVAAVSVSGPIDRMGRRPGERWAADLVAAAQRIGTRL; translated from the coding sequence ATGGGAAATTCTAGCGGAATCGGCGTCTTAGACAAATCGGTGCTGGTCCTGCAGACGGCAGCCGAGCGACCGTGCAATCTCGCCGAGCTCACCGACGCGACCGGACTGCCCCGCGCCACCGCGCACCGGCTGGCCGTCGGGCTGGAGACCCATCGACTGCTCGCCCGCGACGGCGCGGGCCGGTGGATTCCCGGTCCCGCCCTGGCCCAGCTGGCCGCGTCGGCCCACGACGCCGTCCGCGACGCCGCGCTCGCGGTGCTTCCCGGCCTCCAGGAGATCACCGGCGAGTCAGTGCAGCTCTATCGCCGGGAGGGCGCCGAGCGCGTCTGTGTCGCCGCCGTCGAACCGCCCACCGGCCTGCGCGACACCGTACCGGTCGGCATGCGGCTGCCGATGTCGGCGGGTTCGGCCGCACGGGTCCTGGCCGCCTACGCCGAGCCGGACGCACGCGCGAATCTGCTGAGCGACGCCGTCTATACGGACCGTTCGCTCGCCGAGGTCCGCAGACGCGGCTGGGCGCAGAGCGCGGGAGAACGTGCGGACGGCGTCGCGAGCGTCTCCGCGCCCGTGCACGATGCCGACGGCACGGTGGTCGCCGCGGTCTCGGTGTCCGGCCCGATCGACCGGATGGGCCGGCGCCCGGGGGAACGCTGGGCCGCCGACCTGGTCGCCGCAGCGCAACGTATCGGCACCCGCCTCTGA
- a CDS encoding pyridoxamine 5'-phosphate oxidase family protein translates to MGTNQRSQIVMTDDEIADFVRRNRTATMATVGRDGQPHLVAMWYGLLESPDGGPVPEVWFETKAKSQKAVNLRRNPRITVLIEDGLTYDTLRGVAIEGFATIYDDEEHCLAAGISVWERYNGPYTDDLRPAVDAMMHKRVAVRVVPERLRSWDHRKLNLPEMPLAGSTSPFYT, encoded by the coding sequence ATGGGAACCAACCAGCGCAGCCAGATCGTCATGACCGACGACGAGATCGCCGACTTCGTCCGCCGCAACCGGACGGCCACCATGGCCACCGTCGGCCGCGACGGACAGCCGCATCTGGTGGCCATGTGGTACGGCCTGCTCGAGTCCCCCGACGGCGGACCGGTCCCGGAGGTCTGGTTCGAGACCAAGGCGAAGTCCCAGAAGGCGGTGAACCTGCGCCGCAATCCACGAATCACCGTGCTGATCGAAGACGGTCTCACCTACGACACGCTGCGCGGCGTCGCGATCGAGGGCTTCGCCACCATCTACGACGACGAGGAGCACTGCCTGGCCGCGGGCATCAGCGTGTGGGAACGCTACAACGGCCCGTACACCGACGACCTGCGTCCAGCCGTCGACGCGATGATGCACAAGCGCGTCGCCGTGCGCGTGGTGCCCGAGCGCCTCCGTTCCTGGGATCACCGGAAGCTGAATCTCCCGGAGATGCCCCTCGCCGGCTCGACGTCCCCGTTCTACACCTGA
- a CDS encoding VOC family protein, which yields MELATVTDWEAVTASTYAGSLEILKPAVDALAAGGRSGDGLITFAIDVADAAATAERLRDAGHEVDEAPVWFEDRGVGFLEIFVRDAPSYFPFFITYDPPRAELGKTRAAYRKEHGIEQPLNPGDLVALLIRTPDPASEAHLLGELSGCTVDGTVVRLPGGEVRFEQGAPAGLYGFVVRGVDVPGGEIEIAGVTVRSEPD from the coding sequence GTGGAGCTGGCCACCGTCACCGATTGGGAGGCGGTGACCGCGTCCACATACGCGGGGAGTCTGGAGATCCTCAAGCCGGCCGTCGATGCTCTCGCCGCCGGTGGACGCAGCGGTGACGGGCTGATCACCTTCGCGATCGACGTCGCGGACGCCGCTGCCACCGCCGAGCGGCTGCGGGACGCGGGTCACGAGGTGGACGAGGCTCCGGTCTGGTTCGAGGACAGGGGCGTGGGATTCCTGGAGATCTTCGTCCGGGATGCGCCGTCGTACTTTCCCTTCTTCATCACCTACGACCCGCCGCGTGCCGAACTGGGGAAGACGCGTGCGGCGTACCGAAAGGAGCACGGGATCGAGCAGCCGCTGAACCCGGGGGACCTGGTGGCGCTCCTGATCCGTACGCCGGACCCGGCATCGGAGGCGCACTTGCTCGGTGAACTGAGCGGGTGCACCGTCGACGGCACGGTGGTCCGCCTGCCGGGCGGCGAGGTGCGGTTCGAGCAGGGCGCCCCGGCCGGGCTGTATGGCTTCGTCGTCCGCGGCGTCGACGTGCCCGGCGGCGAGATCGAGATCGCCGGCGTCACGGTGCGCTCCGAACCGGACTGA
- the gltX gene encoding glutamate--tRNA ligase — MTVRVRFCPSPTGTPHVGLARTALFNFAQARHSGGTFVFRIEDTDAARDSEESYAAILDALRWLGLDWDEGPEVGGPYGPYRQSERKQLHLDVVDRLVEAGFAYEAYSTPEEVEARHRAAGRDPKLGYDNYDRELTGDQRAAFAAEGRKPVIRLRMPDDDLTWTDLVRGETTIKAGTVPDFALTRGNGDPLYTLVNPVDDAMMKITHVLRGEDLLASTPRQIALYRALIELGVADRVPEFGHLPFVMGEGNKKLSKRDPESNLFHHRDRGFIPEGLLNYLALLGWGLSADNDVFSLEEMVAAFDVRNVNSNPARFDQKKADAINAEHLRRLAPADFAGRLRHFLVEHGRLEEPIDDAVFRPLADLVQTRVQVLGDAWDLIKFAYVSDEDFAFDEKSAAKNLKADAVPVLEATITACESVPDWTTAAIEDALKAALIDGLELKPRKAYGPVRVGVTGAAISPPLFESMEILGRERTLRRLAQAREVAAAAV, encoded by the coding sequence ATGACCGTCCGTGTTCGCTTCTGCCCTTCACCCACCGGAACTCCGCATGTGGGTCTCGCCCGCACCGCGCTGTTCAATTTCGCTCAGGCCCGTCACTCCGGCGGCACCTTCGTCTTCCGCATCGAAGACACCGACGCCGCGCGCGACAGCGAGGAGAGCTACGCCGCCATCCTGGACGCGCTGCGCTGGCTGGGTCTGGACTGGGACGAGGGGCCCGAGGTCGGCGGGCCGTACGGACCGTACCGGCAGTCCGAGCGCAAGCAGCTGCACCTCGACGTCGTCGATCGTCTGGTGGAGGCCGGGTTCGCCTACGAGGCGTACTCGACGCCCGAGGAGGTGGAGGCGCGGCACCGTGCGGCTGGTCGTGACCCGAAGCTCGGCTACGACAACTACGACCGCGAACTGACCGGTGACCAGCGCGCGGCCTTCGCTGCGGAGGGCCGCAAGCCGGTGATCCGCCTGCGGATGCCCGACGACGACCTCACGTGGACCGACCTGGTTCGCGGCGAGACCACCATCAAGGCCGGAACGGTGCCCGACTTCGCGCTGACGCGCGGCAACGGCGACCCGCTCTATACCCTGGTGAACCCGGTCGACGACGCGATGATGAAGATCACGCACGTGCTGCGGGGCGAGGATCTGCTCGCCTCGACGCCGCGGCAGATCGCGCTGTACCGGGCGCTGATCGAGCTGGGCGTGGCCGATCGGGTGCCCGAGTTCGGCCACCTGCCGTTCGTGATGGGCGAGGGCAACAAGAAGCTCTCCAAGCGCGACCCGGAGAGCAATCTCTTCCATCACCGCGACCGCGGCTTCATCCCCGAGGGGCTGTTGAACTACCTGGCGCTACTGGGCTGGGGCCTGTCGGCCGACAACGACGTCTTCTCCCTCGAGGAGATGGTCGCGGCCTTCGACGTGCGCAACGTCAACTCCAACCCGGCGCGCTTCGACCAGAAGAAGGCGGACGCCATCAACGCCGAGCACCTGCGCAGGCTCGCCCCGGCAGACTTCGCGGGACGGTTGCGGCACTTCCTCGTCGAGCACGGCCGCCTCGAGGAGCCGATCGACGACGCCGTGTTCCGGCCGCTCGCCGACCTGGTGCAGACGCGCGTCCAGGTGCTCGGCGACGCGTGGGACCTGATCAAGTTCGCGTACGTCTCGGACGAAGACTTCGCCTTCGACGAGAAGTCCGCCGCCAAGAACCTCAAGGCCGACGCCGTGCCCGTTCTGGAAGCGACGATCACCGCGTGCGAGAGCGTGCCGGACTGGACGACGGCGGCCATCGAGGACGCGCTCAAGGCGGCGCTGATCGACGGCTTGGAGCTCAAGCCACGCAAGGCCTACGGTCCGGTGCGGGTCGGCGTCACCGGCGCGGCGATCAGTCCGCCGCTGTTCGAGTCGATGGAGATCCTCGGCCGCGAGCGCACCTTGCGCAGGCTGGCGCAGGCGCGAGAGGTCGCCGCTGCAGCGGTCTGA
- a CDS encoding GntR family transcriptional regulator encodes MLFRIRPHSDAPIFVQVADAVRTELCAGRLGLGDRLPPAREVAAALNVNMHTVLRAYQDLRDEGLLELRRGRGAVITEAGDRLRSLDDDIRALTAKAAALNIGPDTLSALVKEASHVPE; translated from the coding sequence GTGTTGTTTCGCATCCGTCCGCACAGCGACGCGCCCATCTTCGTTCAGGTGGCCGACGCAGTGCGCACCGAGCTCTGCGCCGGCCGCCTCGGCCTGGGCGACCGGTTGCCGCCCGCCCGCGAGGTCGCCGCGGCGCTGAACGTCAACATGCACACAGTCCTGCGCGCGTATCAGGACCTCCGCGACGAGGGCCTGCTGGAACTCCGGCGCGGTCGCGGCGCGGTGATCACCGAGGCCGGTGATCGCCTGCGCTCGCTCGACGACGACATCCGCGCCCTGACCGCCAAGGCCGCCGCATTGAACATCGGCCCCGACACCCTGTCCGCACTCGTGAAAGAGGCTTCCCATGTCCCCGAATGA
- a CDS encoding DUF1648 domain-containing protein, protein MSPNEPPSPNEPSPTTLTDDEIARRRPVIAFVTVAVVIPVLLIGIATAVQISLLGALPADVAVHWNLAGEPDRWMPAWSLPLITAILGLAVIALIAGPTVRPVAQGDSGAVYRILGGTALGVSVLLAVVFTGAAWYQTDGGTVPITTIVAVASLAAAAVGTVGGLLLPQPPRAERTAAATPMPLGDDEQAVWLRTTTASPGVLAISAAGFAMALLATVFSWADGQSSGFVIGALVVTVVIGLASVVTVAFRVRVSGEGLEVRPLAGFPRLRVPLDDVVDVRVDADVRPIGDFGGYGIRKIGRRTGVVPRRGEGILVERTGDRVFGVVVDDAATGAALLAALADRAKEGDQ, encoded by the coding sequence ATGTCCCCGAATGAACCACCGTCCCCGAACGAACCCTCGCCGACCACCCTGACCGACGACGAGATCGCCCGGCGCCGCCCGGTGATCGCGTTCGTCACGGTCGCCGTGGTGATCCCCGTTCTGCTGATCGGGATCGCCACCGCGGTGCAGATCTCGCTGCTCGGCGCGCTGCCCGCCGACGTCGCCGTGCACTGGAACCTCGCCGGGGAACCCGACCGATGGATGCCGGCGTGGTCGCTGCCGCTGATCACCGCGATCCTCGGACTGGCGGTGATCGCGCTCATCGCCGGACCGACGGTCCGGCCGGTCGCGCAGGGCGATTCCGGCGCCGTCTACCGGATTCTGGGCGGGACCGCGCTCGGCGTGTCGGTGCTGCTGGCGGTGGTCTTCACCGGTGCGGCCTGGTATCAGACCGACGGCGGCACCGTGCCGATCACGACGATCGTCGCCGTCGCCTCGCTGGCCGCGGCGGCCGTGGGGACGGTCGGCGGACTGCTCCTGCCGCAGCCGCCGCGCGCAGAGCGCACCGCCGCCGCGACGCCGATGCCGCTCGGCGACGACGAGCAGGCCGTCTGGCTGCGGACGACGACCGCCTCCCCCGGCGTGCTCGCGATCAGCGCCGCCGGATTCGCGATGGCCCTGCTGGCGACCGTCTTCAGCTGGGCCGACGGCCAGAGCTCCGGATTCGTGATCGGTGCACTGGTGGTCACCGTGGTGATCGGTCTCGCCTCGGTGGTGACCGTGGCGTTCCGCGTCCGGGTCTCCGGCGAGGGACTCGAGGTACGGCCCCTCGCCGGGTTCCCGCGTCTGCGCGTGCCGCTCGACGACGTCGTCGACGTCCGGGTCGACGCCGACGTTCGCCCGATCGGCGACTTCGGCGGCTACGGAATCCGGAAGATCGGCCGGCGGACCGGGGTGGTACCGCGCCGCGGCGAGGGCATCCTCGTCGAACGCACCGGCGATCGGGTCTTCGGCGTCGTCGTCGACGATGCGGCGACCGGCGCGGCGCTACTGGCCGCGCTCGCCGACCGAGCGAAGGAAGGCGATCAGTAG